One window of Microcoleus vaginatus PCC 9802 genomic DNA carries:
- the dprA gene encoding DNA-protecting protein DprA, whose translation MLEERAYWLAWSQINGIGPILLQRLHHNFNSLAEAWAAKPVDLMRIEGFGKQIIETIVQERSKLNPQEFIEKHLIKNPCFWTPADPDYPRLLLEIPNPPPVLYYRGLVDVKENQGITPTVAMVGTRSPSEYGRRWSRKISTALARSGFTVVSGLAAGIDTESHTGCLEAGGRTFAVVGTGVDIVYPKQNERLCDRILQQGLVISEYPAGTQPNKTNFPRRNRIIAALSRATIVIEAPHKSGALITAYQANDFCRDVYVLTGRLDDERSFGCLELLSKGAHPILPNSDRMLSEDRLLEMLGAMPKLDRAEQLSLFPPNPTVEKQGPPLEPELAKVLSAIVSGPISFDTIVEAAGLEAGRVSSILLQLELLGLVSQLPGMRYQRC comes from the coding sequence TTGTTAGAAGAACGCGCTTACTGGTTAGCCTGGTCGCAAATTAACGGTATCGGGCCGATTTTGTTGCAAAGATTGCACCATAATTTCAATAGTCTGGCAGAAGCTTGGGCGGCAAAACCAGTAGATTTAATGCGAATCGAAGGGTTTGGGAAGCAGATAATTGAAACCATTGTGCAAGAACGCAGTAAACTCAATCCCCAAGAATTTATCGAAAAACATCTTATAAAAAATCCCTGTTTTTGGACGCCCGCCGATCCAGATTATCCCCGCTTATTATTGGAAATTCCAAATCCGCCACCAGTGTTGTATTATCGTGGTTTAGTTGATGTAAAAGAGAATCAAGGAATTACGCCGACAGTGGCAATGGTTGGCACTCGCAGCCCTTCGGAATACGGCAGAAGGTGGAGTCGCAAAATTAGTACGGCTTTGGCTAGAAGCGGTTTTACTGTGGTTTCGGGATTGGCTGCGGGCATTGATACAGAGTCTCATACAGGCTGTTTGGAGGCGGGAGGAAGGACTTTTGCAGTAGTGGGGACGGGAGTAGATATTGTATATCCTAAACAAAATGAGAGGTTGTGCGATCGCATTTTGCAGCAGGGATTGGTAATTAGCGAATATCCCGCCGGCACTCAACCGAATAAAACTAATTTTCCGCGCCGAAACCGCATAATCGCTGCCTTAAGCCGCGCTACAATCGTGATAGAAGCTCCGCATAAATCGGGTGCTTTAATTACTGCTTATCAAGCGAATGATTTTTGCCGGGATGTGTATGTTTTGACGGGCAGATTGGATGATGAGCGTTCTTTTGGTTGTTTGGAATTGCTGAGTAAAGGTGCTCATCCGATTCTGCCAAATAGCGATCGAATGTTAAGCGAAGACAGGTTGTTGGAAATGCTCGGCGCTATGCCAAAATTGGATAGAGCCGAGCAGTTGTCGCTATTTCCCCCAAATCCGACGGTTGAGAAGCAAGGGCCGCCGTTGGAGCCGGAATTGGCTAAGGTGTTAAGTGCGATCGTATCTGGGCCTATTTCTTTTGATACAATTGTGGAAGCAGCGGGATTAGAAGCGGGAAGAGTTTCTAGTATACTTTTGCAGTTGGAATTGTTGGGATTAGTTTCGCAGTTACCAGGAATGCGATATCAGCGGTGCTGA
- a CDS encoding YdcF family protein — translation MKFATLRKLQIKISLIRRREMWAVTREGWVIALMGLIIAMLLILTNIHPFLAVNAPIKADILVVEGWLPDYAIESAIAEFKKGEYSQLITTGVPLSKGYYLAEYKNYAELTAATCIALGFDKNKLVAVPAANVLKHRTAASAIALRDWFSTSGLKVNSINLYSFGPHARRSWIVFKEVLNPEIKVGIIAAEPQDYNPQEWWKSSEGFRTVIGEIIAYIYARFVDWKT, via the coding sequence ATGAAATTTGCAACACTGCGAAAACTCCAAATCAAAATTAGTCTAATCCGCCGCCGAGAAATGTGGGCAGTTACCAGGGAAGGCTGGGTAATTGCTCTGATGGGATTAATAATAGCAATGCTCTTAATTCTCACAAATATCCATCCGTTTTTGGCGGTAAATGCGCCAATTAAAGCAGATATATTGGTTGTCGAAGGCTGGTTGCCCGATTATGCGATCGAAAGTGCGATCGCCGAATTCAAAAAAGGCGAATACAGCCAATTAATTACCACAGGAGTTCCTTTAAGTAAAGGCTACTATCTGGCTGAATATAAAAATTATGCCGAACTGACCGCCGCGACTTGTATTGCGCTAGGATTTGATAAAAACAAATTAGTAGCAGTACCAGCGGCGAATGTTTTGAAACACCGCACGGCTGCTTCTGCGATCGCACTTCGGGATTGGTTTTCTACTTCAGGTTTAAAAGTTAACTCAATTAATCTTTATTCCTTTGGCCCTCACGCCCGCAGAAGTTGGATTGTTTTCAAAGAAGTGCTGAATCCTGAGATTAAAGTCGGGATTATAGCGGCGGAACCGCAAGATTACAACCCACAAGAATGGTGGAAATCGAGCGAAGGTTTTCGGACAGTAATCGGAGAAATTATTGCTTATATTTATGCCCGTTTTGTAGATTGGAAAACCTAG